Below is a window of Cydia strobilella chromosome 8, ilCydStro3.1, whole genome shotgun sequence DNA.
ATAACCATTATTTGGTGGCAATCAATAATAGGTGCCTTTTAGTTTGTTCCATTTGTTAAACTTACTGGCCCTTAAGGACAATTCTGTTAAccctatattttatcagttttgTGTATACAACTATAACAATGGAAGTTGCAGTGTTTTTTGTTTGCATGGCAATAATTGCGCAAATTAATGCTGCACCAACACCGGAGTCAGGGTAAGTTTTGAACTCATTAATGTatatctaaatatatatatatggtgaATTACATAGTATCAACTATTATAATAAGAGAAATGTTGGTATTCGCACGcacattttcagtttttttttttcggaaacggtgaccttaactttttttgaatgttttctgatgcccatatcttcaagtcatttttaaacagttttactgccaTATTTGAATAATCTCATGGCCTatctgtaagattttgtgactcaGCGGGCCGTCATTTTCTTCAATCGATCTCTCCCAGGAAACTGGCTAATGCTCGAATGTTTTCCTAAACCAGGCTTTCGAGCggtagtttttttaaagaaaaaggatGTGAAAATATTATAGACATACCTACAGCTCTAACCCGCTTCTATaaaatgttccactatcttcgctttcggccatagggaaatagtactggagaaattacatacaATTTCGCCATGGTGTTCTTCTAGATAATCTAGATTGAccacaatttcaagagaaaAAATCCAATGCCTatgaaacttaccggattaaATGACAGATATATACTGGAAGTTAAATATAATTTcagttaaattttttgttaaCTTTTTTACATATTCAAAACTTTGTCAAGATTTTACTCCGCATACGTTACATTCAAAACAGtgttctaaaattaatttaataataataataatatccatagtttttttatactttaagaAACCTTATCGAGACAcagatttaagtttttaaatagtttgtgtatttaatgtaagttttatattattttttagatcCATCGCTCACCAAAACAACGAATTTGATCTACCGCCTATGGCTCGTGGAGGATTTACAATGACTTTAACAGTATCAGTCTCTACAAGCGCCAGCACAAGTaataaattgtaagtttttaTCAGGATTCACTTCTTCTTTTTcatatttgaaaaatattcaaatttgcaataatttaaaaaaatggttgtatataaattatatattttataggtacCAATGTCAATCAAATTGAACATACAATCTATAAGGTAGGATAGTGGCAATTCGGATCACATCGTGGAATCGgaacaagataaaaaaaaacgttgatagagtctgtgcggaaaaagaagagtcgtggaaCATATGGGAACCTATACAttttacgactcttctctttccgcactgACTCTACTTGTCAACTGGACATATTGCATTTGAATATTAGCATATTATAATTGCACCGTACGACGTATCTCCTCTCCTCTTACCATAGGCAATAAGTagtttaaataacaaattaagcGATTTTAGTTAGATCTCAGATCTGTTTTGTCTTGTGATCCCATGCGCCTCGCGGGTCGCCTTCTTTGGAAATAGTTTCGGGCGATcgtaaaaatattcttaaaatgaAATTGATACGAAAATCtcagtacctacttaagtatattattgaaaaaatatgactcctttttacataatttttatggaGTTATAGTTCCTTAAAAATGGTTGCATGCTTGGAACTGAAATCTCCTTTAGGTAAAGTTCAGAATCATCATCCTAAATCAAGTTATCTATATACATTAGTTCTTATAAATATACACTATATTAATATctgtttaacactatttatgtttattattatagaaAAGTTAAAATGCTACCCAAAGCGGAGGACGATAACGAGCCTATACCAGATTATTGCATAAGCAACAACATTGAAGGCAAGCATATCTGCGTTATGCCGAACCGGGAATGGACCAGCAGATCGGCGGAACCTcgtaagtaaaatattattggaaacaattttaatattagcatagaaaaatatgtaagcttagagtgctcactccatatatAGATAAAAAGCCATTTATATTAAGTTTTGGCGAGTTTtgctaaaacttatttttaataacatttaagCTAGATAACTGTTAAGTTTTAAGAGAGTTTTGAACTTTTTAATAATACGTTTTTACCATACCTACCACACAactgtatggagtgagcactgtAAGCtagcttatttatttaatatcatcTCCGGATGAGATACCAAAAGAGTAGAGTGGTAATACGAATTAGAGTAAACGGACCTATTAAAATCTTTTATTCAGAAgtatttacaaaacatttatGAAAAACCCATTTTGTTTTCAGAAAAGATCATAGATCACGTTATAGGTATCACGGCCGGACGCACGGATAATGGTCTCATTCTAACAGTAGAGCTAAATGGAAACCATCATGACGTCGCCTTAATCGACCTGGAAGATTTTGATAAGCTAAAGCATTTTTCGGTCGGAGGCATTGAGGAGATTAAAAAGTTGGAATTTGAATTTAAACACGAATATCAGTAGTAATTTAAGCACGTATGAATTAGGTACCTCTTTTTAAAAGAACAGTGTTACGGTAGAGATTGCCACCGTGACAGATCCGTCTGACGTAACGCAGAAACGTTACAGTATAACTGTTATTAAGGTTACCATACTGTTTAGAAAattgtgatttatttattaatttgccTAGCACTTTTTATGTTCCcagtaaattttatgtaatatatatatatatatactatataaaaaataaaaactgaatggCATAAAGTTGGGTCTGCTTTCAGATGTCAGATCATTTTTAAAGCTGTATACTGTGGAAAGCTATgtttactcactattataaCTAATGTTGCTCTATATAGCCTTATGGCTTACCAACTTTGGTAAGTACCAAATAGCCAAAACCTATGATGTCTTAcctttttaagtttaatattaacactcactTTTATAAAGTTGTTCTATATAACCATTTGGTTTACCAACTTATATAGAGAAGTGTCTGTATCGATGATGTAGAAATAAAGTATCCTCGTAACGTACATAAGTAGGATAGATTAAGGAAAAATGGTATTAAATCCtagtcaaattaatttatttcgtaGAAAGATAATGTTGTACAGCTTTGATTATTTATTCTAGCATAAGTATAGTAAAGTATACCTAAGTAAACCTGAAAGGCGcatgtaattaaaaatgttaaaatataaattgaccACCAAAGTAACGTATTCGGGTACTTTTCAGTTATTCTCTCTATGTGAAACTCGCATTTCTCTTTACTGGTCTCATGCTCACAATTGATTGATAAGTACTAAGGTACCTAGTTTTATAGTGGAAACGTGAAGTACCCTGCATTACGTTGAACTCaatattatagttataaataagtatagtatttgcaaatattaaatgaaagtgTACTTACACCTTTTATGCGTGTGCGTAGTACTTACTTATGAAAACAAAGACAAAAAGAAATGCTGCACCAATTTGAAGTAAATTAAACGTAAACGAATGGTCATGAttgcttatttatttcaaaCGTTATGATTGTTATGAAGATAATGTGTTATGTAACATAACAACTTCTTTTATTACTCAACAATGATTCAATAAACGAGAATACTAAGTGAACCTGTTTTTATTgaagaaataaatttaatcccACGTGGCAACTTAAACTACCTATTAATCCACAACTCTAATTAATCGTAGTTAATACATGATTTTACATTAGGTAGGTACGTCTGAATCTATTTGCTAAATATTTTTCTGTTGCGCTAAGTTAATAAAAATGATAGAACTATATaaaaattttttataaatacgaaTACGCTGCCGATCGATCAATGACGATTCTCTTGTATGGAGGTTGTCagtattctttatttattagactgattttagtttaaaagtacTGTTTGTATACAGTGAACATACTAACCTACTTAAATGCGCATTTTTATTGGGAATTGTAATGTCTAAATATAAATTGATCGGTTCCACATTTAGGAGAAGTATTGGTGTGTGTTGGAATGTAACCCACACCACGCATTTATACCCCGGAACACAGCACACATTGAAAAACGTTTACGGTACCGTCTCACCGTCCGTTCCATTTTGTACATCTCACTCACAAGCTTTGCCTTTCATACAGAGAACGCGTCTAATCCATTCATCTTACTTCCACTCGACTATTTAACATACAAACTGACGGATTCGAAGTCTTCAGGGACGGAGAACTCCAAGATCAAGTAAATTACTATAATTTACACCTTATAAGAGAGGTGAATAGCGCGCAGCTGTGTTTCGTCACAACGAAATGAACTTGGTTTTTCACAACGAAGGCTGCGCGTGCGATGTAGTTAGTAAGATTTAGACGATTTAGTTATCATGATCAGGTAAAGAGAGGTGCGCGTGTCTACGCGCGAAGTTGGCCACAGCATCATTTTATACAAGGAATATAcctaaaaagtgtttttaataaaGGTCAATACAGTGCAGTGATAAGTGGTATTGTACAAAACTCGTAGTACGAGCAAGCGGGTATGTGAGATGACGCGATAAGTAACTGTTACAGCGGTGTGTTCATGTgttgtttattttcaatattacgTCATCGTGTTAATGAAAACCATCTTTAGGCTTGGAATTTTAAGCACTGTCTGTACCGTTCTTAATTGATTTATTATCGTGTCTTGAAATCATTTCGGTTCGCAGTTTAGTGTTAACAAGTGTCTGAAGATGTTGAAAGCATGCTGGGATTGTTGGACAGGGTATGgaataaaatttgaataaattaggctaatttcaactttaattaaataactAGCTATGCCCCGACATCGATCGCACAAGATTTTAATTTACTGAAATTCTAacgtaatataattattaaaataatcttacatattaatataggtaatatcaagtactttttttttatgcaagTGCATCTTAAGAGATGAAAGGCTTTTACTCTTaagatttaaataggtacttactacacggtaggtacttaatataaaaACCCGGTCAAGAATCCGTCCATAAAAAGTTAATACCTAGATgtgaatatttactttttataaacaaaaacattatgaACTTGTTTTAATACGGTACAAACAATACATGATAGAAAAAAGATGGAGGTAGGCCATCGGAAGTTTTAAGATAAACCAACTCCTGACAGGTCTACATAGACAGACAGCGTAATTGtcttaatatacctattattgtttgtcttaATAGGTAATATCTAAtatcaatatataaaatggtaaTTCATACGGTTATTTTACATAAACCTCTAAAATCCATACTATGTCGTGTAAAAAAGTAATTACTATAAactcaaactttttaaaaattgCTTTCCTCATGCTTTTCTACAAAAATTTCCAGACGTACCccaaatgtcaatgtcaacgatgcgtcaGTGTAATCGTCTTTTCaaggttattattattttggacGACGACCGACaattgaataataatgtatGAAAGTGAATCATATTTTATGAAGACTGCGTTTATCCTCAATTGATAGTAAATGCTGTTATCTTTATAACGTTGGACACAGTTATTAAGTGACACTTGAATCAATATCTCTGATAGTGATAGGCTGATAGGATAGGTTAGCTCGGCTTTTTACAAGTTGTCACTAGTTTCCGACCgggatatttttaaattatctgTTGTATAATATTGGAGACTAAAGTTAGTTAACTATTATTGATTTAGAAGCGGTGTGGAAAATGGGCGTGGTGATGGCGTTTATGGCACTCAGT
It encodes the following:
- the LOC134743588 gene encoding uncharacterized protein LOC134743588, whose translation is MEVAVFFVCMAIIAQINAAPTPESGSIAHQNNEFDLPPMARGGFTMTLTVSVSTSASTSNKLKVKMLPKAEDDNEPIPDYCISNNIEGKHICVMPNREWTSRSAEPQKIIDHVIGITAGRTDNGLILTVELNGNHHDVALIDLEDFDKLKHFSVGGIEEIKKLEFEFKHEYQ